The proteins below are encoded in one region of Chrysemys picta bellii isolate R12L10 chromosome 4, ASM1138683v2, whole genome shotgun sequence:
- the TMEM258 gene encoding transmembrane protein 258 gives MNQSSKGKSSSGGGRNSHTVHAQPCHIGLSAPRYNIHSSELCSILQSISCTQDTTHSLQPTPPPHSQDSAPSRQSSPHPTSGTAAAADSPAPTPLHPRPQQTAQSPPPGKRAEGQRGARSRGGRGLPVCWVRGYARGLQTPPLTLASRVLKSRAGCRSPRRALPAGKRSPARPAPPAVSCGQSADGPARRLQRPGGPAHLFLPVPGQRGRPEETCPSVAAGGGESSAMELEAMSRYTSPVNPAVFPHLTVVLLAIGMFFTAWFFVYEVTSTKYTRDIYKELLISLVASLFMGFGVLFLLLWVGIYV, from the exons ATGAACCAGAGTTCAAAGGGGAAAAGCTCTTCAGGAGGTGGGAGGAACAGCCACACTGTGCATGCCCAGCCCTGCCACATAGGCCTCAGTGCCCCAAGATATAACATCCACTCCAGCGAGCTCTGCAGCATCCTACAAAGCATATCCTGCACCCAAGACACCACCCATTCCCTGCAgccaacacccccaccccactctcagGACAGTGCCCCCAGCAGACAGTCCAGCCCTCACCCCACCAGCGGGACAGCGGCCGCAGCagacagcccagcccccaccccactccacccgcGGCCCCAGCagacagcccagagccccccacccggAAAACGTGCTGAGGGGCAGCGGGGCGCGCGCtctcgtggggggagggggttacctGTCTGCTGGGTACGTGGCTACGCGCGCGGCCTCCAGACACCGCCACTGACTCTCGCTTCCCGCGTTCTGAAATCGCGCGCCGGGTGCCGCTCGCCGCGCCGCGCACTGCCCGCTGGGAAGCGTAGTCCCGCTCGCCCAGCTCCTCCTGCCGTGTCTTGCGGGCAGAGCGCGGACGGGCCGGCGCGCAGACTACAACGTCCGGGTGGCCCCGCGCACCTGTTCCTTCCGGTTCCGGGGCAGCGGGGGCGACCGGAGGAGACGTGTCCTTCCGTGGCCGCCGGTGGAGGGGAGAGCAGCGCGATG GAGCTCGAGGCCATGAGCAGATACACCAGCCCGGTGAACCCGGCTGTGTTCCCGCATCTCACCGTGGTGCTGCTGGCCATTGGCATGTTCTTCACTGCCTGGTTCTTCGT CTATGAAGTGACTTCCACTAAGTACACACGGGACATCTACAAGGAACTGCTTATCTCCCTGGTGGCTTCACTTTTCATGGGCTTTGGAGTTCTCTTCTTGCTGTTGTGGGTCGGTATCTATGTGTGA
- the FEN1 gene encoding flap endonuclease 1, with the protein MGIHGLAKLIADVAPGAIRENDIKSYFGRKVAIDASMSIYQFLIAVRQGADMLQNEEGETTSHLMGMFYRTIRMVENGIKPVYVFDGKPPQLKSGELAKRTERRAEAEKQLQEAQEAGEEDNVEKFSKRLVKVTKQHNDECKKLLTLMGIPYVEAPGEAEASCATLVKAGKVYAAATEDMDCLTFGSPVLMRHLTASEAKKLPIQEFHLNRVLQDLDLTWEQFVDLCILLGCDYCESIRGIGPKRAVELIKQHKTIEKIVQHIDPKKYPLPENWLHKEAQQLFLQPDVVDPEAVELKWSEPDEDGLVLFMCGEKQFNEERIRNGIKRLSKSRQGSTQGRLDDFFKVTGSITSAKRKEPEPKGSAKKKAKGNSAAAAKFKKGK; encoded by the coding sequence ATGGGAATCCACGGCCTGGCCAAGCTGATCGCAGACGTGGCGCCCGGTGCCATCCGAGAGAATGACATCAAGAGTTATTTCGGCCGGAAGGTGGCGATTGACGCCTCCATGAGCATCTACCAGTTCCTGATTGCCGTGCGGCAGGGAGCTGACATGCTGCAGAATGAGGAAGGTGAGACCACCAGCCACCTGATGGGCATGTTCTACCGAACCATTCGTATGGTGGAGAACGGTATCAAACCGGTCTACGTCTTTGATGGCAAGCCCCCCCAGCTGAAGTCGGGCGAGCTGGCCAAGCGGACTGAACGCCGGGCCGAGGCAGAGAAGCAGCTCCAGGAGGCCcaagaggcaggggaagaggacAATGTGGAGAAATTCAGCAAGAGGCTAGTCAAGGTGACGAAGCAGCACAATGACGAGTGCAAGAAGCTGCTGACCCTGATGGGCATTCCCTATGTGGAGGCGCCAGGTGAGGCTGAAGCCAGCTGTGCCACCTTAGTGAAAGCTGGCAAAGTCTATGCAGCTGCCACTGAGGACATGGACTGCCTGACCTTTGGCAGCCCCGTGCTGATGCGGCACCTTACGGCCAgtgaggccaagaagctccctaTCCAGGAGTTCCACCTGAACCGTGTCCTGCAGGACCTGGACCTAACATGGGAGCAGTTTGTGGACCTGTGCATCCTTCTGGGCTGTGACTACTGTGAGAGCATACGTGGCATTGGGCCCAAGCGTGCTGTGGAGCTCATCAAGCAGCATAAGACCATTGAAAAGATTGTGCAGCATATAGATCCCAAGAAGTACCCCCTGCCTGAGAACTGGCTGCAcaaggaggcccagcagctcttcCTGCAGCCTGACGTGGTGGACCCTGAGGCTGTGGAGCTGAAGTGGAGCGAGCCAGATGAGGATGGGCTTGTCCTTTTTATGTGTGGGGAGAAGCAGTTCAACGAAGAACGGATCCGCAATGGGATCAAGAGGCTGAGCAAGAGCCGCCAAGGCAGCACTCAGGGCCGTCTGGATGACTTCTTCAAGGTGACTGGCTCCATCACCTCAGCCAAGCGTAAGGAGCCAGAACCCAAGGGCTCAGCCAAGAAGAAAGCAAAGggcaatagtgcagcagcagcaaagttCAAAAAGGGGAAATAA